TGCAGGCTCATTTTCTCTGGCAGATGGAATGGGCGCCCCGCCGCGCATCGGCGTCAGCCAGTTGAAGGGGATCGGGGGGATCGACACCCTGATGGCGCTTCAGGGCCTCGATGATGCGACGGAACGTCGGAAACGGGCGGTTCGCAAGGGACGGGGTGCGCTCGATGCGCTGGAAAGCCTGAAAGTGGGTCTGCTTTCGGGCGACCTCGACCAGAGCACACTCAACCGGCTCCGGGCGATTTCGAAAGATCTGAGCGAGCCGACGGGGGATTCGGGGCTCGACGGCGTTCTCGCCGAAATCGACCTGCGCGTGCAGGTGGAAATTGCCAAGTTATCCCGGCGGTGAAACTTTAGGCATGAACTGACCGCAAAAACACAAGCGATTCCAAGTACATATTATGACAGCCCCGAAAAACCGGTTAATAAATCGATATTGTCGGGAGAGGGCTCTCCGGCTATAAGCTCGCCGCCGCGAGGGGTGACTTCGACTTCGCGTCTGCGGGAGTGATGGAATGCCGGCCAAGCTCAAGGACTACCGGCCCAGCGACAAAGAGCCTTTCATGAACGAGAAGCAGCGCGAATATTTTCGCGCCAAGCTCCTCTCCTGGA
The genomic region above belongs to Pseudorhodoplanes sinuspersici and contains:
- a CDS encoding flagellar assembly protein FliX — its product is MRISASSASAVARDTSVARRAIAGSFSLADGMGAPPRIGVSQLKGIGGIDTLMALQGLDDATERRKRAVRKGRGALDALESLKVGLLSGDLDQSTLNRLRAISKDLSEPTGDSGLDGVLAEIDLRVQVEIAKLSRR